The following coding sequences are from one Saprospiraceae bacterium window:
- a CDS encoding SDR family NAD(P)-dependent oxidoreductase: MKTVLITGASSGIGKATASLLASKKEYRLILCGRRKEKLIHLSQELNSRFECENLILDFDIRDKDAVESAIVSIPDQFGKIDILVNNAGLALGLDSIEEGNTEHWDTMIDTNVKGLLYISKFVSQIMKTNLSGHIINIGSTAGKEAYPKGNAYCASKFAVDGLTKAMRMDLFSYNIKVSQIAPGHVENTEFAITRFEGDAQRAKIYEDFTPLQPADVADTIEFIITRPPHVMVHDVVLTSTQQASAIMIDRTGRKYSLDQV; encoded by the coding sequence ATGAAAACTGTTCTCATCACAGGAGCAAGCTCCGGCATCGGTAAAGCTACTGCATCATTGCTAGCATCAAAAAAAGAATACAGACTAATATTGTGCGGAAGACGAAAAGAAAAGCTGATTCATTTAAGTCAAGAACTCAATTCTCGCTTTGAATGTGAAAACCTTATATTGGATTTTGATATTCGGGATAAAGATGCTGTAGAAAGTGCAATAGTAAGTATCCCTGATCAGTTTGGAAAGATAGATATTTTGGTGAATAACGCCGGTCTTGCCCTTGGTCTGGATAGCATAGAAGAAGGTAATACCGAACATTGGGATACCATGATCGATACCAATGTGAAAGGATTGCTGTACATCTCCAAATTTGTAAGTCAAATTATGAAGACTAATTTATCCGGCCACATCATCAATATCGGCAGTACAGCCGGTAAGGAGGCGTATCCAAAAGGTAATGCCTATTGTGCCAGCAAATTTGCCGTTGATGGATTGACTAAAGCCATGAGGATGGATTTGTTCAGCTACAATATCAAAGTCAGCCAAATTGCTCCAGGACATGTGGAAAACACAGAATTTGCAATCACAAGATTTGAAGGTGATGCCCAAAGAGCAAAAATTTATGAAGATTTCACTCCTCTCCAACCTGCGGATGTAGCAGATACAATTGAATTCATCATAACGAGACCTCCGCATGTCATGGTACATGATGTTGTTTTGACCAGTACTCAACAAGCTTCGGCAATCATGATCGATCGTACAGGCAGGAAATACAGCTTAGATCAAGTATAG
- the mnmD gene encoding tRNA (5-methylaminomethyl-2-thiouridine)(34)-methyltransferase MnmD yields MAKLQDDQIHILELGFGTGINAWLSWITSEEKQFHIHYTTVDKFPLEEDVWNDLPYCNPTLYLGSQKFHAIHSVPWNQNVQLDDHFGLKKIYADWQNYQQLAGSMDVVFYDAFGPGSQSELWSQASLQKSYDALKEGGIWLSYCAQGEVKRKLRNIGFQLEPLPGPPGKREVTRAIKTAKNIL; encoded by the coding sequence ATGGCCAAGCTCCAAGATGATCAAATTCACATACTTGAATTGGGCTTTGGTACTGGGATCAATGCATGGCTGAGTTGGATCACTTCCGAGGAGAAACAATTTCATATCCATTATACCACTGTTGATAAATTTCCACTTGAAGAAGACGTATGGAACGATTTGCCATATTGTAATCCAACCCTATATCTGGGCTCACAAAAATTTCATGCTATCCATTCCGTTCCGTGGAATCAGAATGTCCAGCTGGATGATCATTTTGGATTGAAGAAAATTTATGCTGATTGGCAAAATTATCAACAACTGGCGGGCTCGATGGATGTGGTGTTTTATGATGCCTTTGGGCCGGGCTCACAGAGTGAATTATGGAGTCAGGCCTCTCTTCAAAAATCGTACGATGCTCTGAAAGAAGGCGGGATCTGGCTAAGCTATTGTGCGCAAGGAGAGGTTAAAAGAAAGCTAAGAAACATTGGTTTTCAACTTGAACCTTTACCTGGTCCCCCTGGAAAAAGAGAGGTGACCAGAGCAATAAAAACGGCAAAAAACATATTATAA
- a CDS encoding pseudouridine synthase → MPKFYYKAQLIKQYKYYAFHKPYGVLSQFSEEREGDLTIGKYFNFPPDVYPCGRLDKDSEGLLLLTNDLIFKQKIMEPKNHVCKQYLCQLEGIIDSSTCQILESEVFISVNGKRYRTKAISADISNCPKTIQDRQPPVRYRKTIPDSWLMITIDEGKNRQVRKMLASVGYPVLRLIRWQIAELKLHFPVGSVIEIDPAQVLPH, encoded by the coding sequence ATGCCCAAATTTTATTACAAAGCACAGTTAATCAAGCAATACAAATATTATGCTTTTCACAAACCTTATGGAGTGCTTTCTCAGTTTTCAGAAGAGCGAGAAGGGGATCTTACCATAGGCAAATACTTCAACTTTCCTCCTGATGTCTATCCTTGTGGAAGATTAGATAAGGACAGCGAAGGACTTTTATTACTCACAAATGACTTGATTTTTAAACAAAAAATAATGGAACCCAAAAATCATGTCTGCAAACAATACTTGTGTCAGCTCGAAGGCATTATTGATTCGTCCACATGTCAAATTTTGGAATCGGAAGTTTTTATCTCGGTAAATGGAAAGCGCTATCGAACCAAAGCAATATCTGCCGATATCTCCAATTGTCCAAAGACAATTCAAGATCGACAGCCACCTGTACGATACCGCAAAACCATTCCGGATTCATGGCTCATGATCACCATTGATGAAGGCAAAAACAGACAGGTGCGGAAGATGTTGGCCTCTGTAGGTTATCCTGTCCTGAGACTGATCAGGTGGCAAATAGCAGAATTGAAATTA
- a CDS encoding peptidoglycan synthetase, which produces MARIHLIAIGGSVMHNLALALHALGHQVTGSDDQIYEPAASRLNAAGLLPHSEGWNPDIISPDADVVILGMHAKSDNPELKRAQELGLRIMSFPEYCFEMYKHKQRVVIAGSHGKTSTTAMLMHVLRKLRFDFDYLIGAQLNGFETMVRFSDAGLSVLEGDEYLSSCLDLRPKILHYHPQIAVITGLAWDHFNVFPTWESYVGAFRSFISSLPVGATLIYFEGDHHLSSLVEERQSDLQLVPYNTLDSIDREHETILQLEGNEYPLQIFGRHNLQNLAAVLQVCHCLGISKENFGKAIEDFKGAAKRLELIHRELDKRLYLDFAHSPSKVKATILAVSEKFRGRSLLVILELHTYSSLNSEFIDQYHSTTTSADHVILFIDELAVQIKRMALLKNDQIISAFGRSDIEICYTKDQLLKKIEEVIQNYDIILFLGSGSFGGLDIRKSAQSWLAT; this is translated from the coding sequence ATGGCTAGAATACATTTGATCGCAATAGGAGGTAGTGTGATGCATAATTTGGCCTTGGCTTTACATGCATTGGGTCATCAGGTGACAGGGTCAGATGACCAAATCTATGAACCGGCTGCAAGTAGGTTGAATGCTGCTGGACTTTTGCCGCATTCTGAAGGCTGGAATCCTGATATTATAAGCCCTGATGCAGATGTAGTTATCCTGGGAATGCATGCGAAATCGGACAATCCTGAGTTGAAGAGAGCACAGGAATTGGGACTGCGGATTATGTCGTTTCCGGAATATTGTTTTGAAATGTATAAGCACAAACAAAGGGTCGTGATTGCCGGCTCACACGGAAAGACTAGTACGACAGCAATGTTAATGCATGTGCTCCGGAAATTGCGATTTGATTTTGATTATCTGATTGGAGCGCAGCTCAATGGTTTTGAAACGATGGTGCGATTTTCTGATGCAGGGTTGAGTGTTTTGGAAGGTGATGAGTATCTTTCTTCTTGTTTGGATTTAAGGCCTAAGATTCTCCATTATCATCCTCAAATAGCAGTAATTACTGGATTGGCTTGGGATCATTTCAATGTTTTTCCTACATGGGAATCATATGTTGGTGCCTTTCGATCTTTTATTTCGAGTTTGCCGGTAGGGGCGACATTGATATATTTTGAGGGGGATCATCATTTGTCCTCCCTGGTTGAAGAAAGACAAAGTGATTTACAGCTTGTACCCTATAACACATTGGATTCAATTGATAGGGAACATGAAACTATACTGCAGCTTGAAGGAAATGAATACCCGCTTCAAATTTTTGGACGCCATAACTTGCAGAACTTGGCAGCTGTGCTGCAAGTCTGTCATTGTTTGGGGATTTCCAAAGAAAATTTTGGAAAAGCAATCGAAGATTTTAAAGGAGCTGCAAAACGACTGGAATTAATACACCGGGAGCTTGACAAAAGGCTTTACCTGGATTTTGCACATTCTCCCAGTAAAGTTAAGGCTACCATACTTGCTGTGTCTGAAAAATTTAGAGGGCGCAGCTTATTGGTAATCCTGGAATTGCATACTTATAGCTCGCTCAATAGCGAATTTATTGACCAATATCATTCCACCACAACCTCTGCAGATCATGTGATTTTATTTATAGATGAGCTTGCTGTTCAAATCAAAAGAATGGCTTTGTTGAAAAATGACCAAATCATTTCAGCTTTTGGTCGCTCAGATATTGAAATTTGCTATACAAAAGATCAGCTGCTCAAAAAGATAGAAGAGGTGATTCAGAATTATGATATCATTTTATTTCTAGGGTCAGGTTCATTTGGAGGGCTAGATATTAGAAAGTCAGCACAAAGCTGGCTCGCAACATGA
- a CDS encoding TonB-dependent receptor: MKKNEFCIDLKALWTLLAVIFMASFSFGQGVTSGQLSGKITDQNNQPIDGAVIQAIHIPSGTSYSTFTDPSGIYNISNMRVGNPYRIVFSMIGYGSQQYDNVDIRLGENKKMSASLIEKVTELSTVEVVGVSGNVGETSGAGTQVTSENIANMPTLNRDIKDFTRLTPQSASFGDASSFAGTNNRYNAIYIDGAVNNDVFGLAASGTNGGQTGISPFSMDIIDQVQVILSPYDVSYGGFAGAGISAVTKSGTNRTEGTAYYFLQNENLVGKTNKTYAERYGIADSARARVADFTKSTYGASLGGPIKKNKLFYFINAEIQKDETPILFDYSTYKGNSDQTKVQELKNKLINDYGYDPGNFGNASDDLDGLKLFGKIDWNINNSNRLTLRHSYTKAEQYDRNVGSSSTINFSNNGVYFPSTTNSSALELNSRFGSRFSNNLILGYTNVNDDRDAIGNPFPYVRIRDGAGTIIFGTEEFSTANVLDQKIFTLTDNFKIYRGKHTFTLGTHNEFYDIRNVFVGQNYGSYTFDSLSAFMNNLNASVYNRSYSLVDNLTGDETSAAAEFNAMQLGFYLQDEIAINNRFSLTAGLRLDVPIITSNPKLDTFLQNTAISKIETYYDKAKDVKVGNAPDAQLMWSPRLGFTYQLCEEAKHTLRGGIGVFTSRVPFVWPGGMFNNNGLTIGTVSQRDIPGGVKFEPGVEKQYTNPNFKVPSGSVDLFVSGFKYPQVLRSNLGLDIKLPGNANLSIEGILSKTLNNIVYTNINSDTAKSANGPWSGGGDDRTVYANKSIVSNYSAIYLASNTSKGSTYSITSSLSKRFHNGLSGSVSYTFGDAFSLSDGSSSQNSSQWRGQVNVDGRNNPDFGRSDYAIGHRVMANLGYVINWAKKSLYNTSITLFYDGHNNQAYSYLIDNASNPNGETGSTGRNRSLVYVPIDQNDITLVDYKDAKGNTISAATQWDNLNKYIDSDPYLSKHRGEYVEKNSNLGLFTNYFDLALRQDLGMKINNRVHKLQFSFDVFNLANLLNPKWGARYYVPGFSGDQFNYYGLYRFEKLVADPNNGNKVSKPTFSYRGGSEYGKETQEISNFSSRFQGRLGVRYIF; encoded by the coding sequence ATGAAAAAAAACGAATTTTGCATTGACCTAAAAGCATTATGGACGCTTTTGGCAGTGATTTTTATGGCAAGCTTTTCCTTTGGACAAGGAGTCACCTCCGGTCAGCTTTCCGGTAAAATTACAGATCAAAACAATCAACCTATTGATGGTGCGGTTATCCAAGCCATACATATTCCATCCGGTACTTCTTATTCAACATTCACTGACCCGAGTGGAATTTACAATATTTCCAATATGAGAGTTGGTAATCCTTATCGCATAGTTTTTTCTATGATAGGCTATGGTTCACAGCAGTATGATAATGTGGATATACGCTTAGGGGAGAATAAGAAGATGAGTGCCAGTTTAATAGAAAAAGTAACCGAACTCTCCACTGTAGAGGTGGTTGGTGTTTCTGGAAATGTTGGAGAGACCTCAGGCGCCGGTACACAGGTAACCAGCGAGAACATCGCAAATATGCCTACTCTGAACAGAGACATTAAAGATTTTACTAGGCTGACACCTCAATCGGCTTCTTTTGGTGATGCAAGTTCTTTCGCAGGGACAAACAACCGTTATAATGCTATCTATATTGACGGTGCAGTCAATAATGATGTTTTCGGCTTGGCAGCTAGTGGGACTAACGGAGGACAGACAGGAATAAGTCCATTTTCAATGGATATCATTGATCAGGTTCAAGTGATCTTATCTCCTTATGATGTATCTTATGGAGGTTTTGCAGGTGCAGGTATTAGTGCGGTTACAAAATCCGGCACAAACAGGACTGAAGGAACTGCCTATTATTTTCTGCAAAATGAAAATCTCGTAGGCAAAACAAACAAAACCTATGCTGAACGATATGGTATTGCAGATTCAGCGAGAGCCAGAGTTGCAGATTTTACAAAGTCTACTTATGGTGCTTCACTTGGAGGGCCAATCAAAAAGAACAAATTATTTTATTTTATAAATGCAGAGATACAAAAGGACGAAACACCAATTTTGTTCGATTATAGCACATACAAGGGAAATAGCGATCAGACGAAAGTGCAAGAGTTGAAGAATAAGCTCATCAACGATTATGGTTATGATCCGGGGAATTTTGGAAATGCTAGCGACGATCTAGATGGCTTAAAGCTTTTTGGAAAAATTGACTGGAACATCAATAATTCAAATCGCCTCACCCTGCGCCATAGCTATACGAAAGCTGAGCAATATGATCGAAATGTAGGTTCATCAAGTACCATAAATTTTTCGAATAATGGAGTTTATTTTCCAAGCACGACAAACAGTTCCGCACTCGAGCTGAACAGTAGATTTGGAAGCAGATTTAGTAATAATTTGATATTGGGATATACAAATGTAAATGATGACAGAGACGCCATCGGAAACCCATTTCCATATGTAAGGATCCGAGATGGTGCAGGCACTATCATTTTTGGTACTGAAGAGTTTTCAACTGCAAATGTGCTGGATCAAAAGATTTTTACTTTAACTGATAATTTCAAAATATATAGAGGAAAACACACTTTTACGCTTGGGACACATAATGAATTCTATGATATCAGAAATGTTTTTGTGGGTCAAAATTATGGTTCATATACATTTGATTCTTTATCAGCATTTATGAATAATCTGAATGCAAGTGTATATAATAGATCTTATTCACTAGTAGACAATCTGACAGGAGATGAGACTTCTGCTGCTGCGGAATTCAATGCGATGCAATTGGGTTTTTATTTGCAAGATGAAATTGCCATCAATAATAGATTTTCTCTTACTGCGGGATTGAGATTGGATGTACCAATTATTACTTCAAATCCTAAGTTAGATACCTTCCTGCAGAATACAGCAATCTCAAAGATTGAAACTTATTACGATAAAGCAAAAGATGTAAAAGTGGGCAATGCACCAGATGCTCAGTTGATGTGGTCACCTCGATTGGGATTTACGTACCAGTTATGTGAAGAAGCCAAACATACTTTGAGAGGAGGAATTGGAGTATTTACAAGCCGTGTGCCGTTCGTTTGGCCAGGTGGAATGTTCAATAACAATGGTCTTACCATCGGTACAGTTTCTCAAAGAGACATACCTGGAGGGGTTAAGTTTGAACCCGGTGTAGAGAAACAATACACGAATCCAAATTTCAAAGTCCCAAGTGGATCGGTAGATTTGTTCGTAAGTGGATTTAAATATCCTCAAGTATTGAGATCTAATCTTGGTTTGGACATAAAACTACCTGGAAATGCAAATTTGTCCATAGAAGGCATATTGTCCAAAACGCTTAATAATATAGTATATACAAATATCAACTCTGACACTGCAAAGAGTGCAAATGGACCTTGGTCCGGCGGTGGAGACGACAGAACAGTATATGCTAACAAAAGTATAGTAAGTAATTATTCGGCAATTTATTTGGCTTCAAATACATCCAAAGGAAGTACATATTCTATTACTTCATCATTGTCAAAGAGATTTCATAATGGATTAAGCGGTAGCGTATCTTATACATTTGGCGATGCATTTTCCTTAAGTGATGGTTCTTCTTCTCAGAATTCAAGCCAGTGGAGAGGCCAAGTGAACGTTGACGGAAGAAATAATCCAGATTTTGGCCGATCAGACTATGCTATAGGCCACAGAGTGATGGCAAATCTTGGTTATGTGATCAACTGGGCTAAAAAATCTTTATACAATACTAGCATTACGCTGTTTTACGATGGCCACAACAACCAGGCATATTCCTATTTGATAGATAATGCATCTAATCCGAATGGCGAAACAGGAAGTACAGGTAGAAATAGAAGCTTGGTATACGTTCCAATCGATCAGAACGATATCACATTGGTAGATTATAAGGACGCAAAAGGGAATACAATCTCAGCTGCAACACAATGGGATAATTTGAACAAGTATATTGATTCAGACCCTTATTTGAGCAAACATAGAGGTGAATATGTTGAAAAAAATAGCAATCTTGGTTTGTTTACCAACTATTTTGATTTGGCCCTGCGCCAAGATCTGGGTATGAAAATCAATAACAGAGTTCATAAATTGCAATTCTCATTTGATGTTTTCAATTTAGCTAACTTACTCAATCCAAAATGGGGAGCCAGATACTATGTTCCGGGATTCTCAGGTGACCAGTTCAATTATTATGGTTTGTACCGATTTGAAAAATTGGTTGCAGATCCAAATAATGGAAATAAAGTGAGCAAACCTACGTTCTCATATCGAGGAGGATCAGAGTATGGAAAAGAGACACAAGAAATTAGCAACTTTTCCAGCCGTTTTCAGGGAAGATTGGGAGTGAGATACATTTTCTAA
- a CDS encoding TlpA family protein disulfide reductase, translated as MIVSKNLLYSTFFIGFVLIELSCVRIQNPYTGIAPGIWRGKLILQDYRQMIVTKGKDEEVTRDVSDSKQQFFIPFKFSIGYNKDSSAFMTIYNGDEQLVYSDLHTGRNRKTGDDTFHIELAPYDAFLNGIFEQNKMKGFFVVRDKKNYHIPFEARYSEDFLFSKLPEKAEVDINGEWQVVFKDSTGDKFDAIGEFVQLSTDAKGTFRTETGDFGFLGGEVKGNHVRLSGFNGGHAFLFDAEVTEDSMYGKFYSGVHYSADFHGHKTRNGTLKNPDSIAQKISDMPVNFKLLNPEGQWISIYDKKYENTIKILQITGSWCPNCRDESTFLKEYLANHQDYNIQVIGLAFERHKDQNLALQRIASYKKQLDLPYEILLAGPANRDSASALFPQIDEIKAFPTMIILDSKNKIRKIHTGFDGPATSKYQSFKDEFNETIHFLKQEKE; from the coding sequence ATGATTGTTTCGAAAAATTTACTTTATTCAACTTTTTTTATTGGATTTGTACTCATCGAATTATCTTGTGTCCGCATCCAAAATCCCTATACAGGAATAGCACCCGGAATTTGGAGAGGCAAACTCATTTTGCAAGATTACAGGCAAATGATAGTAACTAAAGGAAAGGACGAAGAAGTCACACGGGATGTAAGTGATAGTAAACAACAATTTTTTATTCCATTCAAATTTTCCATTGGTTACAATAAAGATTCGAGCGCATTCATGACGATTTACAACGGTGACGAGCAGCTTGTATATTCTGACTTGCACACGGGTAGAAATCGAAAAACAGGAGATGACACCTTCCATATTGAATTGGCTCCTTATGATGCTTTTCTTAATGGCATTTTTGAGCAAAATAAAATGAAAGGATTTTTTGTAGTGCGCGATAAAAAAAACTACCATATTCCATTTGAAGCGAGATATTCTGAAGACTTTCTTTTTAGCAAACTGCCTGAAAAAGCAGAAGTAGATATTAATGGGGAATGGCAAGTAGTTTTTAAAGATAGCACCGGAGACAAATTTGATGCAATAGGAGAATTTGTACAACTTTCAACAGACGCCAAAGGTACTTTTCGAACAGAGACCGGGGATTTTGGTTTTCTTGGTGGGGAAGTCAAGGGCAATCATGTGAGACTTTCAGGATTCAATGGAGGCCATGCCTTTTTGTTTGATGCTGAAGTGACGGAAGATAGCATGTACGGAAAATTTTATTCAGGGGTCCATTATAGTGCAGATTTTCATGGACATAAAACACGAAACGGAACTTTGAAAAATCCTGATTCAATCGCTCAAAAGATTTCTGATATGCCAGTAAATTTCAAGCTTTTAAATCCGGAAGGACAATGGATTTCAATTTACGATAAAAAATATGAAAACACAATAAAAATATTGCAAATAACAGGATCCTGGTGTCCAAACTGCAGAGATGAGTCCACATTTCTTAAGGAGTATTTAGCGAATCACCAGGATTACAATATTCAAGTAATTGGATTAGCATTTGAAAGACACAAGGATCAAAACCTTGCTTTGCAAAGAATTGCTTCCTATAAAAAGCAGCTCGACCTACCATATGAAATCCTTCTGGCAGGTCCGGCTAATAGAGATTCCGCTTCTGCACTATTTCCTCAAATTGATGAGATAAAAGCATTTCCGACAATGATCATCCTAGATTCCAAAAATAAGATCAGAAAGATTCATACCGGTTTTGATGGACCGGCAACTTCAAAATATCAATCTTTCAAAGATGAATTTAATGAAACGATCCATTTCTTAAAACAAGAAAAAGAATAA